A stretch of Cucumis sativus cultivar 9930 chromosome 2, Cucumber_9930_V3, whole genome shotgun sequence DNA encodes these proteins:
- the LOC101207050 gene encoding cyclin-U1-1, with translation MENFNFTNNLESHNHQIHQCLTSKENPSHFIYNFNTPSIKLSFPFSHPHYTHFYPTMLTGSDFAAPGRVEGDNAAEPTPRVLIILAFVLDRLVARNDRLLNELSQQLEELGCCSSSSNHLGNSFNAFHGVRAPTISILKYLERIYKYTNCSPSCLVVGFVYIDRLIHRHPDSLVISLNVHRLLVTSVMVASKMLDDVHYNNAFYARVGGVSKGELNKLELEMLFLLDFGVTVSSRVFETYCWHLEKEMLLNGNGEMQRVERPLIMPTNTLDDVSEISVDDTLLVSSSPP, from the exons atggaaaatttcaattttacaaacaATTTAGAAAGTCACAACCACCAAATCCATCAATGCTTGACGTCCAAAGAAAATCCATCTCATTTTATCTACAATTTCAATACCCCATCAATTAAGCTCTCATTTCCTTTCTCACACCCACACTACACTCACTTTTATCCAACAATGTTAACAGGCAGCGACTTTGCAGCTCCGGGGCGAGTCGAGGGTGATAATGCTGCCGAGCCAACCCCCAGAGTACTCATCATATTAGCCTTCGTCCTTGACCGGCTGGTGGCTCGTAACGACCGCCTCTTAAATGAGCTAAGCCAACAGCTGGAAGAGTTGGGTTGCTGCAGCTCTTCCTCTAACCATTTAGGAAACAGCTTCAATGCTTTCCATGGAGTCCGAGCTCCAACCATCTCTATATTGAAGTACTTGGAGAGAATTTACAAATACACCAATTGTAGCCCTTCTTGTCTTGTGGTTGGATTCGTTTACATCGATAGGTTGATCCATCGACACCCCGACTCCCTTGTCATCTCCTTGAATGTTCATCGCCTTCTCGTCACAAGTGTAATGGTTGCGTCTAAGATGCTTGACGACGT GCACTATAACAACGCGTTTTATGCCCGAGTGGGCGGGGTGAGCAAAGGAGAGTTGAATAAGCTGGAATTAGAGATGctttttttgttggattttggagtgaCGGTTAGTTCAAGGGTTTTTGAAACTTATTGCTGGCATTTGGAGAAAGAGATGTTGTTGAATGGCAATGGGGAGATGCAAAGAGTGGAAAGACCCTTGATTATGCCTACTAACACTTTGGACGACGTCTCCGAAATTTCAGTCGACGACActcttcttgtttcttcttcaccacCTTAG
- the LOC101206817 gene encoding zinc finger protein CONSTANS-LIKE 12 isoform X2, with product MAAFTPLIRYLDAIFALYFVITVMLNQPLFVVWMINSLSVNPVIGTTTQLPPQPQCPPPSHILHSYSGCPSMPDFFRFWSSDPSSLPPPHSWFPPPPPPHFPFSTTPFHLSDPHSKGCSDFKDVTTTTTAADATHDHDDLCEALNLDDVSLHLDNNEDELFGCPQGTTIKCQFEDGELDSLLMEKNFFEVTDSNAPPPPPLDNTIEDFIGFQSSQEGVSINMIQNGNSNCMLMNPSCNGNINIGFPPTAQVHSSISLSLSNMTGESSVADYQDCGLSPAFLTEASWDPSMEGIGPQAKDRNRDKAKMRYNEKKKTRTFGKQIRYASRKARADTRKRVKGRFVKAGEAYDYDPLVTRNF from the exons ATGGCCGCGTTCACTCCGCTAATTCGTTATCTCGACGCCATCTTCGCTCTTTACTTTGTGATAACTGTAATGCTCAACCAGCCATTGTTCGTTGTATGGATGATAAACTCTCTCTCTGTCAATCCTGTGATTGGAACAACAACCCAACTCCCACCCCAACCCCAATGCCCTCCTCCTTCTCACATTCTTCATTCTTACTCCGGTTGTCCTTCCATGCCTGATTTCTTCCGTTTCTGGTCTTCTGATCCCTCCTCCCTTCCTCCTCCCCATTCCTGGTTCCCCCCTCCTCCTCCCCCTCATTTCCCTTTCTCAACCACCCCTTTTCATCTTTCCGATCCTCACTCCAAG GGTTGTTCTGATTTTAAAGATGTTACTACCACCACTACTGCTGCTGATGCTACTCATGATCATGATGATTTATGTGAAGCTTTGAATCTTGATGATGTTTCACTTCATTTGGATAACAATGAGGATGAGTTGTTTGGCTGTCCTCAAGGTACTACTATCAAATGTCAATTTGAGGATGGAGAATTGGATTCTCTTTTAATGGAGAAGAATTTCTTTGAGGTTACTGATTCTAAtgctcctcctcctcctcctcttgaCAATACCATTGAG GATTTTATCGGATTTCAATCGTCTCAAGAGGGGGTTTCCATTAACATGATTCAAAATGGCAATTCCAATTGTATGCTTATGAATCCTAGTTGTAATGGAAATATCAACATTGGATTTCCTCCTACTGCTCAGGTTCATTCTAGCATTTCGCTCTCTCTCTCGAATATGACTGGCGAAAGTAGTGTTGCTGATTATCAAGACTGTGGGTTATCGCCGGCGTTTTTGACAGAAGCTTCGTGGGATCCTAGTATGGAAGGTATTGGTCCACAAGCAAAGGATCGGAATAGGGATAAAGCCAAGATGAGAtacaatgaaaagaagaaaacaagaac ATTTGGGAAGCAAATAAGATATGCATCTCGCAAAGCCAGAGCTGATACTAGAAAAAGAGTTAAGGGTCGATTTGTGAAAGCAGGCGAAGCCTATGACTATGATCCTCTTGTGACGAGAAACTTTTGA
- the LOC101206817 gene encoding zinc finger protein CONSTANS-LIKE 12 isoform X4: MAAFTPLIRYLDAIFALYFVITVMLNQPLFVVWMINSLSVNPVIGTTTQLPPQPQCPPPSHILHSYSGCPSMPDFFRFWSSDPSSLPPPHSWFPPPPPPHFPFSTTPFHLSDPHSKGCSDFKDVTTTTTAADATHDHDDLCEALNLDDVSLHLDNNEDELFGCPQGTTIKCQFEDGELDSLLMEKNFFEVTDSNAPPPPPLDNTIEDISSVQQDFIGFQSSQEGVSINMIQNGNSNCMLMNPSCNGNINIGFPPTAQVHSSISLSLSNMTGESSVADYQDCGLSPAFLTEASWDPSMEGIGPQAKDRNRDKAKMRYNEKKKTRTLIWEANKICISQSQS, from the exons ATGGCCGCGTTCACTCCGCTAATTCGTTATCTCGACGCCATCTTCGCTCTTTACTTTGTGATAACTGTAATGCTCAACCAGCCATTGTTCGTTGTATGGATGATAAACTCTCTCTCTGTCAATCCTGTGATTGGAACAACAACCCAACTCCCACCCCAACCCCAATGCCCTCCTCCTTCTCACATTCTTCATTCTTACTCCGGTTGTCCTTCCATGCCTGATTTCTTCCGTTTCTGGTCTTCTGATCCCTCCTCCCTTCCTCCTCCCCATTCCTGGTTCCCCCCTCCTCCTCCCCCTCATTTCCCTTTCTCAACCACCCCTTTTCATCTTTCCGATCCTCACTCCAAG GGTTGTTCTGATTTTAAAGATGTTACTACCACCACTACTGCTGCTGATGCTACTCATGATCATGATGATTTATGTGAAGCTTTGAATCTTGATGATGTTTCACTTCATTTGGATAACAATGAGGATGAGTTGTTTGGCTGTCCTCAAGGTACTACTATCAAATGTCAATTTGAGGATGGAGAATTGGATTCTCTTTTAATGGAGAAGAATTTCTTTGAGGTTACTGATTCTAAtgctcctcctcctcctcctcttgaCAATACCATTGAG gatATATCATCTGTACAACAGGATTTTATCGGATTTCAATCGTCTCAAGAGGGGGTTTCCATTAACATGATTCAAAATGGCAATTCCAATTGTATGCTTATGAATCCTAGTTGTAATGGAAATATCAACATTGGATTTCCTCCTACTGCTCAGGTTCATTCTAGCATTTCGCTCTCTCTCTCGAATATGACTGGCGAAAGTAGTGTTGCTGATTATCAAGACTGTGGGTTATCGCCGGCGTTTTTGACAGAAGCTTCGTGGGATCCTAGTATGGAAGGTATTGGTCCACAAGCAAAGGATCGGAATAGGGATAAAGCCAAGATGAGAtacaatgaaaagaagaaaacaagaacGTTG ATTTGGGAAGCAAATAAGATATGCATCTCGCAAAGCCAGAGCTGA
- the LOC101206817 gene encoding zinc finger protein CONSTANS-LIKE 12 isoform X1 — protein sequence MAAFTPLIRYLDAIFALYFVITVMLNQPLFVVWMINSLSVNPVIGTTTQLPPQPQCPPPSHILHSYSGCPSMPDFFRFWSSDPSSLPPPHSWFPPPPPPHFPFSTTPFHLSDPHSKGCSDFKDVTTTTTAADATHDHDDLCEALNLDDVSLHLDNNEDELFGCPQGTTIKCQFEDGELDSLLMEKNFFEVTDSNAPPPPPLDNTIEDISSVQQDFIGFQSSQEGVSINMIQNGNSNCMLMNPSCNGNINIGFPPTAQVHSSISLSLSNMTGESSVADYQDCGLSPAFLTEASWDPSMEGIGPQAKDRNRDKAKMRYNEKKKTRTFGKQIRYASRKARADTRKRVKGRFVKAGEAYDYDPLVTRNF from the exons ATGGCCGCGTTCACTCCGCTAATTCGTTATCTCGACGCCATCTTCGCTCTTTACTTTGTGATAACTGTAATGCTCAACCAGCCATTGTTCGTTGTATGGATGATAAACTCTCTCTCTGTCAATCCTGTGATTGGAACAACAACCCAACTCCCACCCCAACCCCAATGCCCTCCTCCTTCTCACATTCTTCATTCTTACTCCGGTTGTCCTTCCATGCCTGATTTCTTCCGTTTCTGGTCTTCTGATCCCTCCTCCCTTCCTCCTCCCCATTCCTGGTTCCCCCCTCCTCCTCCCCCTCATTTCCCTTTCTCAACCACCCCTTTTCATCTTTCCGATCCTCACTCCAAG GGTTGTTCTGATTTTAAAGATGTTACTACCACCACTACTGCTGCTGATGCTACTCATGATCATGATGATTTATGTGAAGCTTTGAATCTTGATGATGTTTCACTTCATTTGGATAACAATGAGGATGAGTTGTTTGGCTGTCCTCAAGGTACTACTATCAAATGTCAATTTGAGGATGGAGAATTGGATTCTCTTTTAATGGAGAAGAATTTCTTTGAGGTTACTGATTCTAAtgctcctcctcctcctcctcttgaCAATACCATTGAG gatATATCATCTGTACAACAGGATTTTATCGGATTTCAATCGTCTCAAGAGGGGGTTTCCATTAACATGATTCAAAATGGCAATTCCAATTGTATGCTTATGAATCCTAGTTGTAATGGAAATATCAACATTGGATTTCCTCCTACTGCTCAGGTTCATTCTAGCATTTCGCTCTCTCTCTCGAATATGACTGGCGAAAGTAGTGTTGCTGATTATCAAGACTGTGGGTTATCGCCGGCGTTTTTGACAGAAGCTTCGTGGGATCCTAGTATGGAAGGTATTGGTCCACAAGCAAAGGATCGGAATAGGGATAAAGCCAAGATGAGAtacaatgaaaagaagaaaacaagaac ATTTGGGAAGCAAATAAGATATGCATCTCGCAAAGCCAGAGCTGATACTAGAAAAAGAGTTAAGGGTCGATTTGTGAAAGCAGGCGAAGCCTATGACTATGATCCTCTTGTGACGAGAAACTTTTGA
- the LOC101206817 gene encoding zinc finger protein CONSTANS-LIKE 12 isoform X3, which produces MAAFTPLIRYLDAIFALYFVITVMLNQPLFVVWMINSLSVNPVIGTTTQLPPQPQCPPPSHILHSYSGCPSMPDFFRFWSSDPSSLPPPHSWFPPPPPPHFPFSTTPFHLSDPHSKGCSDFKDVTTTTTAADATHDHDDLCEALNLDDVSLHLDNNEDELFGCPQGTTIKCQFEDGELDSLLMEKNFFEVTDSNAPPPPPLDNTIEDISSVQQDFIGFQSSQEGVSINMIQNGNSNCMLMNPSCNGNINIGFPPTAQVHSSISLSLSNMTGESSVADYQDCGLSPAFLTEASWDPSMEGIGPQAKDRNRDKAKMRYNEKKKTRTLVSFFCTNISFSSNCHHLHSSI; this is translated from the exons ATGGCCGCGTTCACTCCGCTAATTCGTTATCTCGACGCCATCTTCGCTCTTTACTTTGTGATAACTGTAATGCTCAACCAGCCATTGTTCGTTGTATGGATGATAAACTCTCTCTCTGTCAATCCTGTGATTGGAACAACAACCCAACTCCCACCCCAACCCCAATGCCCTCCTCCTTCTCACATTCTTCATTCTTACTCCGGTTGTCCTTCCATGCCTGATTTCTTCCGTTTCTGGTCTTCTGATCCCTCCTCCCTTCCTCCTCCCCATTCCTGGTTCCCCCCTCCTCCTCCCCCTCATTTCCCTTTCTCAACCACCCCTTTTCATCTTTCCGATCCTCACTCCAAG GGTTGTTCTGATTTTAAAGATGTTACTACCACCACTACTGCTGCTGATGCTACTCATGATCATGATGATTTATGTGAAGCTTTGAATCTTGATGATGTTTCACTTCATTTGGATAACAATGAGGATGAGTTGTTTGGCTGTCCTCAAGGTACTACTATCAAATGTCAATTTGAGGATGGAGAATTGGATTCTCTTTTAATGGAGAAGAATTTCTTTGAGGTTACTGATTCTAAtgctcctcctcctcctcctcttgaCAATACCATTGAG gatATATCATCTGTACAACAGGATTTTATCGGATTTCAATCGTCTCAAGAGGGGGTTTCCATTAACATGATTCAAAATGGCAATTCCAATTGTATGCTTATGAATCCTAGTTGTAATGGAAATATCAACATTGGATTTCCTCCTACTGCTCAGGTTCATTCTAGCATTTCGCTCTCTCTCTCGAATATGACTGGCGAAAGTAGTGTTGCTGATTATCAAGACTGTGGGTTATCGCCGGCGTTTTTGACAGAAGCTTCGTGGGATCCTAGTATGGAAGGTATTGGTCCACAAGCAAAGGATCGGAATAGGGATAAAGCCAAGATGAGAtacaatgaaaagaagaaaacaagaacGTTGGTATCATTTTTTTGCACGAATATCTCATTCTCCTCTAACTGTCATCATTTACATTCATCTATTTAG